A region of the Deltaproteobacteria bacterium genome:
CAAACCACGCCCGTGGACCGGGAACCAGTTTCAAAATCACCTTCGCGGTCTTCGAATGGTGGTCCACCAGGACTTGCGGCGTGTCAAACCTGGCAAAAACGTAGCCGAGATTTCTTACATCCTGCATCAGCGCCGTTTGAGCCCCCAGAATGGTCTTGGCTCCGGCGGGCGTTCCGGCTTTCAGGCCGAGCAGTTCCAAAGACGGTAACCTCTTTTTGAGTTCGGGTTTCGGACCCTGGATTTCCAGCTCGGCGGACTCCAAACGATAGACCGGTCCGGCGTCAATGTTGAAACGAACCTGAACCGGCGTAGATTTCCGGTCGATCTCCACATGAACAGCGGCGCCATAGTGACCCTGAGATTGGAAATAGTCCAGAAACTTGGGCACGTCGCGCTCGGTTCTCTCCCTCAATCCATACAAACCGGCCGGTGGCCTGGTTTCGAGTGTGACCGTGTCCGACATGGACTCGAGGTCCGTCTTCATCGTCGTGTCCTGCACACCCTCCAGACTCACCTCGTAATCCGTTTTCAGCCGGCGCGTCTCCGCCTTGGTGGCATGATCCGTTACACTCAGGATGAGCACCCACACGAATATCAGGCCGACGCATGCCCCTTTTGCAAAGCGCTTGTTCTGAACAGCCGGATTAAATGAAACCGGCGTTTGAACACGCCATGGAGCGCGATACAGCCGATTTACTCTTTTCCGCATGGGCGCCTTTCGGCCGCTGGATGGGACGATTTGACAAAGACCCGCTCTCAGAGAATCCGGCGGCTATCCGATCCGCCAATGGTACGAGACAGATAGCTCCAAAAGAAGTTTATATGAAGGCCGATCCTTTGAAAAGATTGGGGAGTTCGCTGTCCGTACGTGTCCGAGCCCGGACAGACACGTCCTCAGGGCGATGCCCCATGCTGAATGCGGCATATACTCTCCTCCCACTCCTTTCCCGGAGGAAAGGGAGAACCGTGATCGTATGCCTCCAGTAGGGGAAAAAAGAGAACGATTGAAGCAACCGGATGATAGAACCTGGTCCCCTTACAGGCTGTTGAAAAACGCGATCTGCGGCGTTGCACTTCATCCCTCGTCACTGTGACGTACTCTATGTACGCCTTCATTCCTCGGGAATTGCGCGCCTTGCATCTCATCCTTTTTCAACGGCCTGTAACAACCCGGCTTTTTCAACGGGCTGCTAATAGTACTAGGTTAAGTATGTATTGACTTTATGTTTCAATGAGCGCAATATGCGTTCATGAGAACAAAACAACTGAACGCTTTGGATCGTAGGTTGAGCCGGTTCCTCCGGGACTTTTTGCAGCCTTTGGGTCGGAGTGAACGGCGTCACTGGGCCAGGGTTTATCTGGATGGACTTCTGCTCGACGGGGAGCGTAAGTCGATTGAACCCATTGCCAACAGGATACCCGGCGCCGACGTTCAAGCGTTGCGGCAGTTTGTCGGTCAAAGCCCCTGGGCCGTCGAGGAGATTCAGAAGCGCCTTGCCCTCAGAATGATCGATCTTTTTTCCGAGGCCGAGGTTTGGATTATTGACGAGACCTCTTTCCCCAAAGCCGGCCGTCATTCCGTGGGTGTGGGCAGGCAGTATTGTGGGGCTTTGGGCAAAGTTGCAAACTGCCAAGTCTCGGTGACGCTCCATTGGAGCAGTTCTGAAGCAAGCTGTCCGTTGGGCTGGAAACTGTACATTCCGAGGGACTGGTTTGCAGACCCCGACAGGTCCGCCAAGGCCAAGATTCCGTCCGAGGTGGAGTACAGGGGCAAGTCCGAATTGGCTGTGGAGCTTTTGGATCAGGCGATTTCCTGGGGTGTGCCCGCCCGACCCGTGGTGGCCGATTCCTTTTACGGGAACGAGTTCGGTTTTCGAGAGAAGCTGAGAAGTCGGGGGCTTTCTTATGCCGTGCAGGTG
Encoded here:
- a CDS encoding IS701 family transposase, which encodes MRTKQLNALDRRLSRFLRDFLQPLGRSERRHWARVYLDGLLLDGERKSIEPIANRIPGADVQALRQFVGQSPWAVEEIQKRLALRMIDLFSEAEVWIIDETSFPKAGRHSVGVGRQYCGALGKVANCQVSVTLHWSSSEASCPLGWKLYIPRDWFADPDRSAKAKIPSEVEYRGKSELAVELLDQAISWGVPARPVVADSFYGNEFGFREKLRSRGLSYAVQVEPSTVVWDQDPNIELPPPNEKGRPRKYPPLALLPQVRNLSDLAQSLEDQAWHAVTWREGTRGPQNSRFALVQVWAAHGWRKQAHPERVPELLLIEWPEEEKAPTKYWLAWFDGQTPGICQVVRTARARWRIELDYREMKEELGLDHFEGRQWLGWHHHVTLVTLAYAFLQTERARIKKNFWCNLAPDEEVPSGRVD